A stretch of the Panicum virgatum strain AP13 chromosome 9N, P.virgatum_v5, whole genome shotgun sequence genome encodes the following:
- the LOC120687993 gene encoding ADP-ribosylation factor-like isoform X1, translating to MGQAFRKLFDAFFGNKEMRVVMLGLDAAGKTTILYKLHIGEVLSTVPTIGFNVEKVQYKNVVFTVWDVGGQEKLRPLWRHYFTNTDALIYVVDSLDRERIGRARAEFQAIINDPFMLNSVLLVFANKQDMRGAMTPMEVCEGLGLYDLTNRVWHIQGTCALKGDGLYEGLDWLATTLDEMRASGRITSTSSS from the exons ATGGGGCAGGCGTTCCGGAAGCTCTTCGATGCCTTCTTCGGCAACAAGGAGATGCGG GTGGTGATGCTTGGGTTGGATGCAGCTGGAAAAACCACCATACTCTATAAGCTGCACATTGGCGAAGTTCTCTCCACCGTCCCTACCATCG GCTTCAATGTTGAGAAGGTTCAGTACAAGAATGTAGTTTTCACTGTGTGGGATGTCGGCGGCCAGGAGAAACTGAGGCCCTTGTGGAGGCACTACTTCACCAATACAGATGCTCTG ATTTACGTGGTTGATTCACTGGATAGAGAGAGAATCGGGAGAGCCAGAGCAGAGTTTCAG GCTATAATCAATGACCCTTTTATGCTTAACAGTGTACTTTTGGTGTTTGCTAACAAGCAAGATATG AGGGGAGCAATGACCCCGATGGAGGTGTGCGAGGGCCTCGGGCTGTACGACCTGACTAACCGCGTCTGGCACATCCAGGGCACATGTGCTCTGAAAGGAGATGGCCTGTATGAAGGGCTGGACTGGCTAGCGACTACCCTGGACGAAATGCGAGCCTCTGGACGGATAACCTCAACATCATCATCCTGA
- the LOC120687993 gene encoding ADP-ribosylation factor-like isoform X2 gives MGQAFRKLFDAFFGNKEMRVVMLGLDAAGKTTILYKLHIGEVLSTVPTIGFNVEKVQYKNVVFTVWDVGGQEKLRPLWRHYFTNTDALIYVVDSLDRERIGRARAEFQAIINDPFMLNSVLLVFANKQDMKVSICWLSVCLF, from the exons ATGGGGCAGGCGTTCCGGAAGCTCTTCGATGCCTTCTTCGGCAACAAGGAGATGCGG GTGGTGATGCTTGGGTTGGATGCAGCTGGAAAAACCACCATACTCTATAAGCTGCACATTGGCGAAGTTCTCTCCACCGTCCCTACCATCG GCTTCAATGTTGAGAAGGTTCAGTACAAGAATGTAGTTTTCACTGTGTGGGATGTCGGCGGCCAGGAGAAACTGAGGCCCTTGTGGAGGCACTACTTCACCAATACAGATGCTCTG ATTTACGTGGTTGATTCACTGGATAGAGAGAGAATCGGGAGAGCCAGAGCAGAGTTTCAG GCTATAATCAATGACCCTTTTATGCTTAACAGTGTACTTTTGGTGTTTGCTAACAAGCAAGATATG AAGGTGTCAATATGTTGGCTGtctgtttgtttgttttaa
- the LOC120687994 gene encoding uncharacterized protein LOC120687994 — translation MMPAAAATSTGGFRLVLPAAHRRPPPLPSLAISSARGGQGGGKLRAAAEAASGDVVVAGGGGGALLGRPLEDVYKVRVERGAAARARAAALRMMETWSLWRTGGRCRMPWDWQVDQLVYIVSGEVKVIPAGAVHGDDYMHFVAGDLVRYPRWFEADLYFDGPYEERYRFLAYGDDN, via the coding sequence AtgatgcccgccgccgccgccaccagcactGGCGGGTTCCGCCTCGTGCTCCCCGCGGCGCACAGGCGGCCGCCTCCGCTTCCTAGTCTTGCAATCAGCTCCGCTAGAGGAGGACAAGGAGGAGGAAAGCTACGAGCGGCCGCAGAAGCGGCATCAGGagacgtcgtcgtcgccggcggtggcggcggcgcgctgctgGGGCGGCCCCTGGAGGACGTGTACAAGGTGCGCGtggagcgcggcgcggcggcgcgggcgcgcgcggcggcgctgcgcatgaTGGAGACATGGTCGTTGTGGCGCACGGGCGGGCGGTGCCGGATGCCGTGGGACTGGCAGGTGGACCAGCTCGTGTACATCGTGTCCGGCGAGGTCAAGGtcatccccgccggcgccgtccacGGCGACGACTACATGCACTTCGTCGCTGGGGACCTCGTCAGGTACCCGCGCTGGTTCGAGGCCGACCTCTACTTCGACGGCCCCTACGAGGAGCGCTACCGCTTCCTCGCCTACGGAGACGACAACTAG
- the LOC120687992 gene encoding uncharacterized protein LOC120687992, producing MAGWSNSTGGGGGRGAGGRGFTNRHFTNYTSDMMHGGSSSGGRWRDRSRGRPPPQPHYCYRPVDAAHRQAQPVSEQQAASSASSRIQQRTYPIPAADKSSASGTAAPPSTREPDDNATRSAANFECNVCFDMAAEPVVTKCGHLFCWECLYQWLHVHSNHRECPVCKGQVADDAIIPIYGRGGSAASVDNAPPRPTGARVESSRQQQQLLPTFPPTVYLDDDEEDPFDFPGMMNFGFGATATSIRDAVMSFMPPSFQDMALEEFDDYSYEYDTDDFDDYNWLGFPVFGSAGAEAGNPISSQAHADMINIRNNIVGTTTGMYHQQEIGYPGANPNNRGRRRRNRARPSADQLSTNGMVMGGSGAFYRDNGASYNVTAGASSRPNGGWVERRGRSSRNSNSAGGRGGMQDSRRQRTNYN from the coding sequence ATGGCCGGCTGGAGCAattccaccggcggcggcggcgggcgaggagcaggaggaagaGGGTTCACGAATCGACACTTCACTAATTATACCAGTGACATGATGCACGGTGGTtccagcagcggcggcaggtGGAGAGACAGGTCGAGGGGGAGGCCGCCCCCGCAGCCTCACTATTGCTACCGCCCTGTAGATGCTGCTCATCGCCAAGCCCAACCCGTATCTGAACAACaggcggcctcctccgcctccagtCGCATCCAACAGCGAACATATCCGATCCCAGCGGCAGACAAGTCATCTGCCTCTGGAACTGCGGCTCCTCCCAGCACCAGGGAGCCCGATGACAATGCTACCCGCAGTGCTGCCAACTTTGAGTGCAACGTCTGCTTTGACATGGCTGCCGAACCCGTCGTCACCAAGTGCGGCCATCTCTTCTGCTGGGAGTGCCTCTATCAGTGGCTCCATGTTCACTCCAACCACCGTGAGTGCCCTGTTTGCAAGGGCCAGGTCGCCGACGACGCTATCATACCCATCTATGGCCGTGGTGGCTCTGCAGCCTCTGTGGACAACGCACCACCAAGGCCCACCGGAGCTAGAGTCGAGAGCtccaggcagcagcagcagctgctgccaaCTTTCCCTCCCACCGTATATttggatgatgatgaagaagaccCCTTTGATTTCCCAGGCATGATGAACTTTGGTTTTGGAGCTACAGCTACCTCAATCAGAGATGCTGTTATGAGCTTCATGCCTCCCAGCTTTCAAGACATGGCACTCGAAGAGTTTGATGACTACTCTTATGAGTATGACACCGATGACTTTGATGACTACAATTGGCTGGGCTTTCCGGTGTTTGGATCTGCTGGGGCTGAGGCTGGCAATCCCATTTCTTCACAGGCACATGCTGATATGATCAATATTAGGAATAACATTGTTGGCACTACCACTGGCATGTATCATCAGCAAGAAATTGGCTACCCTGGTGCGAACCCTAATAACAGAGGGAGACGTCGCCGTAATCGTGCAAGGCCATCAGCAGATCAGTTGAGCACCAATGGGATGGTGATGGGTGGCAGCGGTGCCTTCTACCGTGACAACGGTGCCAGTTATAATGTTACCGCAGGTGCTTCTTCTCGGCCTAATGGCGGCTGGGTTGAGAGACgaggaagaagcagcaggaATTCAAATTCAGCTGGTGGAAGAGGAGGGATGCAGGATAGCAGGAGACAGAGGACAAATTACAATTGA